Proteins from a genomic interval of Sphingobacterium sp. SYP-B4668:
- a CDS encoding RNA polymerase sigma-70 factor, with protein METTIFIITHKSFEQLYLDHWEKLFFFCVKACQDEDVAKEIVQDVFKSLWERRDSLQLKEVERYLVRSVKLKSFEHIRNKVTRQQHHEQIQNSLQEDYQDNHIETQELSSKINQLISALPNQCKNVFQMSRQEGLTNREIATRLYISERAVEYHITRALTTLKTHLADYIK; from the coding sequence TTGGAGACGACAATATTTATTATAACACATAAAAGCTTTGAACAACTTTATCTCGATCATTGGGAAAAGTTGTTCTTCTTCTGTGTCAAGGCCTGTCAAGATGAAGATGTTGCAAAAGAAATCGTTCAAGATGTTTTTAAGTCGCTATGGGAACGTAGAGATTCCTTACAACTCAAAGAAGTAGAGCGTTACCTTGTGCGATCCGTCAAGTTAAAATCATTTGAACATATTCGAAATAAGGTGACGCGACAGCAACATCATGAGCAGATCCAAAACAGCTTGCAAGAAGACTATCAAGATAATCACATAGAGACTCAAGAGTTGTCTAGTAAAATCAATCAGTTGATTAGCGCCCTGCCCAATCAATGTAAAAATGTGTTTCAAATGAGTCGACAAGAGGGGTTAACCAATAGAGAAATTGCCACAAGACTATATATTTCAGAGCGTGCCGTCGAATACCATATCACAAGGGCCTTAACGACATTGAAAACACATCTAGCTGATTACATAAAATAA
- the trpC gene encoding indole-3-glycerol phosphate synthase TrpC — protein MTILDKIVERKKKEVEQAKALVTIEELLTYPLFDRECYSLKESVLNPNRTGIIAEYKRASPSKGLINGTSTVTEVVTGYQNAGASAVSVLTDTDYFSGNLKDLTEAREALSIPLLRKEFIVDKYQITEAKAYGADIVLLIAACLTSDEIKDFSTYAKQLGLSVLLEVHNEEELTPNIMDTIDAIGVNNRNLKDFSVSLAHSYDLVNKIPTQFIKVSESGISNPDTIKELKEIGFQAFLIGENFMKTTNPSKSIADFVKEL, from the coding sequence ATGACAATCCTAGATAAAATAGTCGAACGCAAAAAAAAGGAAGTGGAGCAAGCCAAAGCGCTAGTCACGATAGAAGAACTCCTAACGTATCCCCTCTTTGACCGGGAATGCTACTCTCTTAAAGAATCGGTCTTGAATCCCAATCGTACTGGAATTATTGCCGAGTACAAACGGGCATCTCCTTCCAAAGGGCTTATTAACGGGACATCAACGGTGACGGAAGTTGTTACGGGCTATCAAAATGCAGGTGCATCAGCTGTATCGGTATTAACAGATACCGATTATTTCAGCGGTAATCTAAAAGACCTGACAGAAGCACGAGAAGCACTTAGTATTCCCCTTCTCCGAAAGGAATTTATCGTTGACAAATATCAAATCACAGAAGCAAAAGCTTACGGCGCGGATATCGTTCTACTAATTGCGGCTTGCCTGACATCCGACGAGATTAAAGATTTTTCCACTTATGCGAAGCAACTGGGATTGAGTGTATTATTAGAAGTTCACAACGAAGAAGAATTGACACCCAACATCATGGATACTATTGATGCTATTGGGGTCAATAACCGCAACCTGAAAGATTTTTCGGTTTCTCTTGCTCATTCCTATGATTTGGTCAACAAGATTCCTACTCAATTCATTAAAGTTTCCGAAAGTGGCATTTCGAATCCAGATACGATAAAAGAACTGAAAGAAATAGGATTCCAAGCTTTTTTGATTGGTGAGAACTTCATGAAAACAACAAATCCATCTAAATCTATTGCTGATTTTGTGAAAGAACTATAG
- a CDS encoding anthranilate synthase component II → MSNKVLVIDNYDSFTYNLVHLLQECGQEYEVWRNDKFDLKDVDAFDKILLSPGPGIPEEAGLLLDVIRTYSNTKNILGICLGQQAIAEVFGGKLFNMAKPLHGVATDILITDPEELLFKDFPNDSKIGRYHSWAVDKESLPSSLRITAVDENGIIMALSHKTLKIKGMQFHPESVLTDNGKTLINNWLKS, encoded by the coding sequence ATGAGCAACAAAGTATTAGTAATCGATAATTACGATTCATTTACCTATAATTTGGTCCATCTTCTACAAGAGTGTGGACAAGAGTACGAAGTTTGGAGAAATGATAAATTTGATTTAAAGGATGTCGATGCCTTTGACAAAATCCTTTTATCTCCAGGTCCTGGAATTCCTGAAGAAGCAGGTTTGTTGCTTGATGTAATTCGGACTTACTCGAATACGAAAAACATACTGGGCATTTGTCTGGGACAACAGGCGATTGCTGAGGTGTTTGGAGGAAAGCTATTCAACATGGCCAAACCACTGCATGGTGTGGCGACGGATATTCTCATCACCGACCCAGAAGAGCTACTCTTCAAGGATTTTCCAAATGATTCCAAAATCGGACGTTATCATTCATGGGCGGTAGACAAAGAGTCGTTACCATCTTCTTTACGTATCACGGCTGTAGACGAGAACGGAATCATCATGGCCTTAAGCCACAAAACCTTAAAAATAAAGGGAATGCAATTTCATCCCGAATCTGTGTTGACGGATAATGGGAAAACACTTATCAACAATTGGTTAAAAAGCTAA
- a CDS encoding chorismate mutase produces the protein MIRPLEYCENLAHVRSSIDTIDYRILELIALRKQYVIKAAEFKTNSEEVKAEERVNQLLKDRRQLATDFGLQETFVQNLFTDIVNYFINEELNIFDEQQSISNR, from the coding sequence ATGATCAGACCATTGGAATATTGCGAAAATCTCGCTCATGTACGTTCATCTATAGACACCATAGACTATCGTATACTGGAACTTATTGCTCTCCGTAAGCAATATGTAATAAAAGCAGCTGAATTTAAGACAAATAGCGAAGAGGTAAAAGCCGAGGAACGTGTTAATCAACTCTTAAAAGACCGTCGTCAACTAGCCACAGATTTCGGTTTGCAAGAGACCTTCGTACAGAACCTCTTTACTGACATTGTCAATTATTTTATAAACGAAGAATTAAATATATTCGATGAGCAACAAAGTATTAGTAATCGATAA
- a CDS encoding anthranilate synthase component I family protein, which yields MSYTFKTNFKKILADTTTPVSIYLRLRDAFPNSLLLESSDYHSRDNNISYICCQPVAGIKLNKQTLEISYPNHQTEHKNIVGINLREEISAFRKQFSEANEPEVNVITNGLFGYFTFDCIEHFEDIKLTTPVDPKRDIPFMQYHIYKYVIAIDHFRNQLYIFEHLLDDEQSGLDKLEYLIQNKNFPEYEFRTSGPETSNRTDEQHRELVRKMIKHIQRGDVFQIVPSRAFATPFLGDEFNVYRALRSINPSPYLFYFDYGDFKIFGSSPEAQLTIKKNEAAIYPIAGTFKRTGDMEKDEKIAEALKNDPKETSEHVMLVDLARNDLSRHCDQVTVRSYKEAQYYSHIIHLVSKVTGQLKKDINPFDVVGDTYPAGTLSGAPKHMALTLIDRYEGQQRSFYSGAIGYMGFNGDFNHAIMIRSFLSKQNLLHYQAGGGIVLDSDPEMELQEVNNKIAALRKALEIAETI from the coding sequence ATGTCATATACGTTTAAAACGAATTTCAAAAAGATACTTGCCGATACCACGACACCGGTAAGTATCTATTTACGGCTACGGGATGCCTTCCCTAATAGCCTTTTGCTGGAGAGCTCGGACTACCACAGTCGGGACAACAATATCAGTTACATTTGTTGTCAACCTGTAGCGGGTATCAAACTGAATAAACAGACATTGGAAATCAGCTATCCGAATCACCAGACTGAACATAAAAATATAGTAGGCATCAATCTACGAGAAGAAATATCTGCTTTCAGAAAGCAGTTTTCAGAGGCTAATGAACCTGAAGTCAATGTGATTACAAATGGGTTGTTTGGCTATTTTACTTTCGATTGTATCGAACACTTTGAAGACATTAAGTTAACCACGCCTGTCGACCCAAAACGCGATATCCCTTTTATGCAATATCATATTTATAAATATGTCATTGCCATAGACCATTTCCGTAATCAGCTTTATATCTTTGAGCATCTTTTAGACGATGAGCAATCGGGCCTTGACAAGCTGGAATACCTCATCCAAAACAAAAACTTCCCGGAATATGAATTCCGGACAAGCGGACCGGAGACCTCCAATCGCACGGACGAGCAGCATCGTGAGCTTGTGCGTAAAATGATCAAACATATCCAAAGAGGAGATGTGTTCCAGATTGTCCCTTCACGTGCGTTTGCAACACCATTCCTGGGTGATGAATTTAATGTATACAGAGCTTTACGATCTATTAATCCTTCCCCCTACTTATTCTATTTTGACTATGGCGATTTTAAAATCTTCGGTTCTTCCCCCGAAGCACAATTAACCATCAAAAAAAATGAGGCTGCCATCTACCCAATCGCTGGTACATTCAAACGGACCGGGGATATGGAAAAAGATGAAAAAATAGCCGAAGCACTGAAAAACGATCCAAAAGAGACATCGGAACATGTCATGTTGGTAGACCTAGCCCGGAACGATTTGAGTAGACATTGTGATCAGGTGACGGTGCGCTCTTATAAGGAAGCGCAATATTACTCGCATATCATCCATTTGGTTTCTAAGGTCACCGGGCAACTGAAAAAAGATATCAATCCATTTGATGTGGTTGGTGACACGTATCCCGCTGGAACCTTAAGTGGCGCCCCTAAGCATATGGCATTAACACTTATTGATCGTTATGAAGGACAACAACGATCTTTTTATAGTGGAGCCATCGGCTATATGGGATTTAACGGAGATTTCAATCACGCGATTATGATCCGTTCATTCCTTAGTAAGCAAAACCTGTTGCATTATCAAGCTGGAGGGGGAATCGTCTTAGATTCTGATCCAGAGATGGAATTGCAAGAAGTGAACAATAAAATTGCAGCCTTGAGAAAAGCACTGGAAATAGCAGAAACAATATGA
- the trmD gene encoding tRNA (guanosine(37)-N1)-methyltransferase TrmD, which translates to MRFDIITVLPDLLTSPFAHSILQRAQKKGLAEIVVHNLRDYASNKQKSVDDYPYGGGSGMVMQIEPFAKCIEHLQTERKYDEIIFMTPDGETLNQEIANTLSTRGNMMILCGHYKGIDQRIRDIFVTREISIGDYVLSGGELPAAILTDAIIRLIPGVLSDETSALSDSFQDGLLDAPIYTRPAEWNGHKVPEILLSGNEAKISAWRDEQQLQRTKERRPDLLNE; encoded by the coding sequence ATGCGATTTGATATTATTACCGTATTACCCGATTTACTGACAAGCCCATTTGCACATTCTATTTTGCAACGCGCGCAAAAAAAAGGATTGGCCGAGATTGTGGTTCATAATTTGCGAGATTATGCTTCGAATAAACAGAAGTCTGTAGATGATTATCCCTACGGTGGTGGCTCGGGTATGGTAATGCAGATTGAGCCTTTTGCCAAATGTATTGAGCATCTACAAACCGAGCGAAAATATGATGAAATTATCTTTATGACCCCCGATGGCGAAACCTTAAATCAAGAAATTGCCAATACACTTTCAACTAGAGGTAATATGATGATCCTATGTGGACACTACAAAGGAATCGATCAACGTATTCGGGATATATTCGTTACAAGGGAAATCTCAATTGGAGATTATGTTCTTTCTGGAGGTGAGCTTCCTGCCGCCATCTTGACAGATGCGATAATCAGGCTAATCCCTGGGGTATTGTCGGATGAAACTTCGGCTTTATCAGACTCATTTCAAGACGGGCTATTGGATGCTCCAATTTATACGCGCCCAGCAGAGTGGAATGGACACAAAGTACCAGAGATATTGCTAAGTGGCAATGAAGCTAAAATTTCGGCATGGAGAGATGAACAGCAGTTACAAAGAACTAAAGAACGACGCCCAGATTTATTAAATGAGTAA
- the metE gene encoding 5-methyltetrahydropteroyltriglutamate--homocysteine S-methyltransferase, which produces MLITNNLGYPRVGPFRELKKANEAYWAKKISAEELLQAAKEIREANWKTQKDAGIDLIPSNDFSFYDQVLDLSLTVGAIPARYNTLLSKVDNNYSLDLYFAMARGFQQDGIDVTASEMTKWFDTNYHYMVPEFTKGQTFKLTSEKFLNEYNEAKTAGIETKPVIIGPITYLLIGKEKETGFDRIDLIENLLPVYEQILSKLAAAGAKYIQIDEPYLALDIDAKVKALYTSVFERLSAAAGNAKLIATTYFEALKDNEDLALGLPVHALHLDLVRGENQLDTVLPKVPASLTLSLGVVEGRNIWKNDYEKSLTKLQQAIAALGADRVWVGTSSSLLHVPFDLDSEKNEETLPAEVKNWLAFAKQKLAEVKDLSILADGEVDANTAERFAANKAAAESRRTSPLIHKPEVKNRVSNITDEDAKRTSAFATRKLAQQAKFSLPAFATTTIGSFPQTKDVRKWRADLKKGAITQEVYDKEIAEETERAIRLQEDLGIDVLVHGEFERNDMVEYFGEQLAGYAFTQYGWVQSYGSRCVKPPVIYGDVYRPADMTVRWSAYAQSLTNRPVKGMLTGPVTILQWSFVRNDQPRSTTTYQIALAILDEVQALEKAGIKIIQIDEPAIREGLPLRKADQKDYLNWAVRAFRVSSSNVEDNTQIHTHMCYSEFNNVIEDIAAMDADVITIETSRSQMKLLNAFAGDFKYPNDIGPGVYDIHSPRVPSTEEMVDLLRKAKAVVPAEQLWVNPDCGLKTRAWPETKAALESMVEAAKILRAE; this is translated from the coding sequence ATGTTAATTACAAACAACTTAGGTTACCCAAGAGTGGGACCTTTCCGCGAATTGAAGAAAGCTAACGAGGCATATTGGGCTAAGAAGATTTCTGCGGAAGAATTATTACAGGCAGCTAAAGAAATCCGTGAAGCAAATTGGAAAACTCAGAAAGATGCGGGCATCGATTTGATTCCTTCCAATGATTTTTCATTCTATGATCAAGTATTAGACCTTTCATTGACAGTTGGTGCTATTCCAGCTCGATACAATACCTTATTAAGCAAAGTAGACAACAACTATAGCTTAGATCTTTATTTTGCTATGGCGCGGGGTTTCCAACAAGATGGAATCGACGTCACAGCTTCTGAAATGACAAAATGGTTTGACACGAATTACCATTACATGGTTCCTGAATTCACTAAAGGTCAAACATTCAAGTTAACTTCTGAAAAGTTTCTAAACGAATACAACGAGGCTAAGACAGCTGGCATTGAAACAAAGCCGGTCATCATTGGTCCAATCACTTACCTTTTAATCGGTAAAGAAAAAGAAACAGGTTTTGACCGTATCGATCTAATCGAAAACTTATTACCCGTTTACGAGCAAATTCTTTCGAAATTAGCCGCAGCTGGTGCTAAATATATCCAGATAGATGAACCTTATTTGGCTTTAGACATAGATGCAAAAGTAAAAGCTTTATACACTTCAGTATTCGAAAGATTAAGTGCAGCAGCAGGTAATGCTAAACTCATCGCTACAACATATTTTGAAGCTTTAAAGGACAATGAAGATTTAGCGCTAGGGCTTCCAGTACACGCTTTACACCTAGATTTAGTTCGCGGGGAAAATCAACTCGACACTGTGCTACCAAAAGTACCGGCGTCATTGACTCTCTCCTTGGGCGTGGTGGAAGGTCGTAACATTTGGAAAAATGATTACGAAAAATCGTTAACAAAACTCCAACAAGCTATAGCTGCTTTAGGCGCAGACAGAGTATGGGTAGGTACGTCATCGTCATTACTGCACGTTCCATTTGACCTGGACAGCGAGAAAAACGAAGAAACACTTCCTGCTGAGGTTAAAAATTGGTTAGCATTTGCTAAGCAAAAATTAGCAGAAGTAAAAGACCTATCTATCTTGGCTGATGGCGAAGTAGATGCAAATACTGCAGAGCGCTTTGCGGCGAATAAAGCTGCTGCTGAAAGCCGTCGTACCTCTCCCCTTATCCACAAACCAGAAGTAAAAAATCGGGTAAGCAACATCACGGATGAGGATGCTAAACGTACATCGGCATTTGCAACACGTAAACTCGCTCAACAAGCAAAATTTAGTCTCCCTGCTTTCGCTACTACTACTATCGGTTCATTCCCGCAAACCAAAGACGTTCGTAAATGGAGAGCAGATTTGAAAAAGGGAGCTATTACGCAAGAAGTGTACGACAAAGAGATTGCTGAGGAAACTGAAAGAGCCATCCGTTTGCAAGAAGATTTAGGTATCGATGTTTTGGTACACGGTGAGTTCGAACGTAATGACATGGTGGAATATTTTGGCGAGCAATTAGCAGGCTATGCCTTCACGCAATACGGATGGGTACAGTCTTACGGTTCTCGTTGTGTAAAACCTCCGGTTATTTACGGTGACGTATACCGTCCTGCAGATATGACCGTACGGTGGTCGGCATACGCACAATCATTGACCAATCGTCCTGTAAAAGGAATGTTAACAGGCCCCGTTACAATCTTACAATGGTCATTCGTACGTAACGACCAACCGCGTTCGACTACTACTTATCAAATTGCGTTAGCCATCTTGGACGAAGTACAGGCATTGGAAAAAGCTGGAATCAAAATCATTCAGATTGACGAACCTGCTATTCGTGAAGGACTACCCTTACGTAAAGCTGATCAAAAAGATTATTTGAATTGGGCTGTACGTGCTTTCCGCGTATCATCATCGAATGTAGAAGATAATACCCAGATTCATACACACATGTGTTACTCCGAGTTCAACAATGTAATTGAGGATATTGCTGCAATGGATGCTGATGTAATCACAATCGAAACATCACGCTCGCAAATGAAATTATTGAACGCTTTTGCAGGTGATTTTAAATATCCTAATGACATTGGTCCAGGTGTATACGATATTCATTCGCCTCGTGTACCAAGTACAGAAGAAATGGTAGACCTTTTACGTAAAGCTAAGGCTGTAGTTCCTGCAGAACAACTTTGGGTAAACCCTGACTGTGGATTGAAAACACGTGCTTGGCCGGAAACCAAAGCGGCTTTAGAGTCAATGGTGGAAGCTGCCAAAATCCTTAGAGCTGAATAG
- a CDS encoding response regulator transcription factor — MQKILLAEDDPNLGELLKDYLELKSKFDVTLCQDGEEALTAFHKDEYDLCILDVMMPKKDGFTLGKDIRKTNTTVPIIYATAKGMMEDKTQAFELGGDDYITKPFRVEELLLRIHALLKRSSREKDEEVADKFEIGDYFFDYTSQQISYKGQQQKLSTKEAELLRLLCLKKNDVLTREEALLKIWHDDNYFTGRSMDVFLSKLRKYLKQDSNVEIVNVHGKGYKLLVS, encoded by the coding sequence ATGCAAAAAATATTATTAGCGGAAGACGATCCAAACTTAGGGGAATTATTAAAGGACTATCTTGAATTAAAAAGCAAGTTTGATGTCACGCTATGCCAGGATGGAGAGGAAGCGCTCACCGCCTTTCATAAGGATGAATACGACCTCTGCATACTAGATGTGATGATGCCTAAAAAAGATGGGTTCACACTTGGTAAGGACATCCGTAAAACCAACACCACTGTCCCGATTATTTATGCTACCGCCAAAGGCATGATGGAGGATAAAACTCAAGCATTTGAACTTGGTGGGGACGATTATATCACCAAACCCTTTCGAGTAGAAGAACTCTTGTTACGCATACACGCTCTTTTAAAAAGAAGCTCCCGTGAAAAAGATGAGGAAGTCGCAGACAAGTTTGAAATTGGCGATTACTTCTTTGACTACACCAGTCAGCAAATTTCTTACAAAGGCCAACAGCAAAAACTCTCCACAAAAGAAGCTGAGCTGCTCCGACTCCTGTGCCTCAAAAAGAATGATGTCCTGACCCGGGAGGAGGCGTTACTAAAGATCTGGCATGACGACAACTATTTTACAGGTAGAAGTATGGACGTTTTCCTAAGCAAATTACGAAAATATCTCAAGCAAGATTCAAATGTAGAAATTGTTAATGTACACGGTAAAGGATACAAATTGCTCGTGAGCTAA
- a CDS encoding sensor histidine kinase, which produces MKQKSITVIIGLMSIALLGVMAMQYFFIRDSFRQKSQLFDEAVNASLSTVASKVEKHEVMAFAKTQQKSNQEKYEREQKRLEEQINIQKQIESLRVRQYETQQKFKDAEDHLKMSYPIVVSIENSFYETYIRRTRYNYLVKLKISQGINYEDNAVDNSIEVYAVEKIAQVDGKDDSSRYLAYYNLYDLNAIGFTIKTLPPRADMKLALRIHELERKLKLTQLNDAANLYDSIAVMGGKKTDVIEDFAASIELSKKPLKERINLPFLEREISKELLNRDITSEFNIEVRENNNLIYNINTLGELDKPQKHNSYSTLLFQGDLGNAPGKLTISFPNKKNIIMDNMGYLFFPMGALLVLLIGCFAYTLTTIYRQKKISEMKTDFINNMTHEFKTPVATIMIASESLRDPEIITDQKRVNRLANIIYDENIRLGDHIERVLNIARLEKENLKIDRIDVRINELTNAVLDSMNLQLQKSKGTLEVYLEAKEDTVIGDELHLSNVLFNLVDNAIKYSRHAPHIVVKTHNHKNTIVISVADNGIGMTREQQQKIFDQFYRIPTGNIHNVKGFGLGLSYVNDIIKRLDGRIQVKSEKDKGTHFDVTLPLKGYKL; this is translated from the coding sequence ATGAAACAAAAAAGTATCACAGTCATTATTGGTTTGATGTCAATTGCCCTATTGGGGGTAATGGCTATGCAGTACTTTTTTATTCGAGATTCCTTTCGTCAAAAATCTCAACTCTTTGACGAAGCTGTAAATGCCTCATTGTCAACCGTAGCTTCAAAAGTCGAGAAGCATGAAGTCATGGCATTTGCCAAAACACAGCAAAAAAGTAATCAAGAAAAATATGAACGCGAGCAAAAACGCCTAGAAGAGCAAATCAACATACAAAAGCAAATTGAAAGTCTTCGAGTACGACAATACGAAACACAGCAAAAATTTAAAGACGCAGAAGACCATCTCAAAATGAGCTATCCTATTGTCGTATCCATTGAAAATTCATTTTACGAGACCTACATTCGCCGTACTCGATACAATTACCTTGTCAAACTCAAGATCTCACAAGGCATTAACTACGAAGATAACGCCGTAGACAACTCTATTGAAGTATATGCAGTAGAGAAAATAGCACAAGTAGATGGGAAAGATGACAGCAGCAGGTATTTGGCTTACTACAACCTATATGACCTCAATGCCATAGGGTTTACAATAAAAACCCTCCCCCCCCGCGCGGATATGAAATTAGCCCTTCGCATCCATGAGCTAGAAAGGAAGTTAAAGCTCACACAATTAAATGATGCAGCCAATCTATACGACAGCATCGCAGTGATGGGAGGAAAAAAAACAGATGTAATAGAGGATTTTGCAGCTAGCATAGAGTTATCAAAAAAACCTCTAAAAGAACGCATTAACCTACCATTTTTGGAGCGCGAAATTTCCAAAGAATTATTGAATCGGGATATTACATCAGAATTCAATATTGAAGTCAGGGAGAACAACAATCTCATATACAACATCAATACATTAGGGGAATTAGACAAACCCCAAAAACACAATAGCTATTCCACCTTATTATTTCAAGGAGATCTCGGAAATGCACCTGGAAAGCTGACTATTTCTTTTCCAAATAAAAAGAATATCATCATGGACAACATGGGCTATCTTTTCTTTCCAATGGGCGCATTATTAGTTCTTTTGATTGGTTGTTTTGCCTATACGCTGACCACTATTTATCGACAAAAGAAAATATCAGAGATGAAAACTGACTTCATCAACAACATGACGCACGAATTTAAGACGCCTGTTGCGACTATCATGATTGCGAGCGAATCGCTACGTGACCCCGAAATCATAACCGACCAAAAAAGGGTAAATAGACTTGCAAATATCATATATGACGAAAATATCAGATTAGGTGACCATATCGAACGAGTGCTCAACATCGCTAGATTAGAAAAAGAAAACCTTAAAATTGACCGCATCGACGTGCGTATAAATGAACTCACTAATGCTGTACTGGACAGTATGAATTTACAGCTTCAGAAATCAAAAGGTACGTTAGAAGTATATTTAGAAGCGAAGGAAGATACCGTCATTGGAGACGAACTCCACCTTTCCAACGTACTATTCAACTTGGTAGACAATGCCATCAAATACAGTCGCCATGCGCCACACATCGTAGTGAAAACTCATAACCACAAAAATACAATTGTCATCTCTGTTGCTGACAACGGTATTGGCATGACCCGAGAACAACAACAAAAGATATTTGACCAATTCTATCGCATTCCGACAGGCAACATTCACAATGTAAAGGGTTTTGGCCTAGGCTTGAGTTATGTAAATGACATAATCAAACGATTAGACGGACGTATACAGGTAAAAAGTGAGAAAGATAAAGGCACACATTTTGATGTAACATTGCCGCTAAAGGGTTACAAACTATAA
- the pyk gene encoding pyruvate kinase — protein MKKVQKRTKIVATLGPASADKTVLTNMIAKGVDVCRLNFSHGSQEDHLKVINTINEINAETGFNVAILADLQGPKIRIGKMKEGGAILINGSQVEITTQELIGDEKRIYITYENFPNDVQENEIILLDDGKLQLRVLSTNHKDTVICEVVHGGVLTSRKGVNLPNTKVSIPSLTEEDLDNLNFALDHGADWIAMSFVRSAEDIYQCKEIIKQKGSHARIIAKIEKPEAIENIDAIIEATDSIMVARGDLGVEMPMEEVPGLQKIIVQKCRDLSKPVIIATQMLESMITTPRPTRAEVNDVANSVLDGADAVMLSGETSVGEFPEIVIETMTKIIVHVERTSYNYYSDKSDQNTDLTKIPDAICGSSIFLAQKTKASAIAVMTSSGYTAFEISSYRPDADIYIFTGNKHLLRSLSLVWGVRAFVYEKFESTDGTIQDVNTLLTEKNLVSKGQIVINTSSTPLHEKGRTNTIRVSEVK, from the coding sequence ATGAAAAAAGTTCAAAAACGGACCAAAATAGTAGCAACCCTTGGACCGGCATCGGCAGATAAAACTGTTCTAACGAACATGATTGCCAAAGGAGTCGATGTATGTCGACTTAATTTTTCCCATGGAAGTCAAGAGGATCACTTAAAAGTGATCAACACGATTAACGAAATAAACGCTGAAACAGGATTTAATGTAGCTATCCTTGCAGATCTTCAAGGACCTAAAATCCGAATTGGCAAAATGAAAGAGGGCGGTGCCATCTTAATCAATGGTTCACAGGTAGAAATTACTACCCAAGAATTAATTGGAGATGAAAAACGTATCTATATCACTTATGAAAATTTCCCGAACGACGTCCAAGAGAATGAGATTATCCTTTTAGACGACGGAAAACTCCAACTGCGAGTCCTATCGACCAATCACAAAGATACTGTTATTTGTGAGGTTGTACACGGCGGTGTATTGACATCTAGAAAAGGAGTCAACCTGCCCAACACAAAGGTTTCTATTCCTTCCCTGACGGAAGAAGATTTGGACAACCTTAATTTTGCCCTTGACCATGGCGCAGATTGGATTGCTATGTCGTTCGTTCGCTCTGCAGAAGACATTTACCAATGTAAAGAAATCATTAAACAAAAGGGCAGCCACGCTCGCATCATTGCAAAGATTGAAAAACCAGAAGCAATTGAAAATATAGATGCCATTATAGAAGCCACTGACAGTATCATGGTAGCTCGTGGTGACCTAGGTGTCGAAATGCCTATGGAAGAAGTCCCTGGCTTACAAAAAATCATTGTTCAAAAATGTCGTGACCTTTCAAAACCAGTAATCATCGCTACCCAAATGCTCGAAAGCATGATTACAACTCCTCGTCCTACTCGTGCCGAAGTTAACGACGTTGCCAATTCCGTACTCGATGGTGCAGATGCGGTAATGTTGAGTGGAGAAACATCTGTAGGTGAATTCCCAGAAATTGTTATTGAGACAATGACTAAAATCATCGTACATGTTGAGCGTACTTCTTACAACTACTATAGTGACAAGAGTGACCAAAACACCGATTTGACTAAAATTCCAGATGCAATTTGCGGTTCCTCTATTTTCTTAGCGCAAAAAACTAAAGCTTCCGCAATTGCAGTCATGACATCATCTGGATACACAGCATTTGAAATATCAAGCTATAGACCAGATGCTGATATCTACATCTTCACTGGCAACAAACATTTGTTACGTTCGCTCAGCCTTGTTTGGGGTGTTCGAGCATTTGTTTACGAAAAATTTGAAAGTACTGATGGAACTATCCAAGATGTAAACACGCTCTTAACGGAGAAAAATCTAGTATCAAAAGGACAAATTGTGATTAACACATCATCTACACCTTTACACGAAAAAGGACGTACAAATACTATCCGAGTTTCGGAAGTAAAATAA